In the Sedimentisphaera cyanobacteriorum genome, CCCGACATCCTCGAATGCGGCATCGAAATTATCGCCCAGCCCCCGGGCAAGGGCGCCAAGGCCATCAGCCTTCTAAGCGGAGGCGAGAAAACAATGACCGCTATAGCGCTTCTTTTTGCCATCTTCAAAACTAAGCCCTCGCCGTTCTGTTTCCTCGATGAGGTGGATGCAGCTCTGGACGAGGCCAACAACGAACGCTTCAATATGATCGTTCAGGAGTTCCAGAAAGACTCGCAGTTTATAATTGTTACACACGCAAAACGGACAATGAGCATTGCGGACAAGCTCTTCGGCGTTACAATGCAGCAGCAGGGCGTGAGCAAGCGGATTACCGTTAAGTTCGACAGTGAAGATACCGACGCAGCTTAATTTGAAAGCGATATATGAAAAGAGAAACAGACAAACACATTTTGAAAAACGGAATGACCGTACTGGGCGAACCTATGGAAGAGGTTGGCTCGGCGGCATTTAATTTCCTCGTTCCCTGCGGGACTTCCCGCATAGGCAAAGACCTCCAGGGATCGGGCAAGATACTCAAAAACTGGGTAATGCGCGGGGCAGGGGGTCTCAGCGGAAGAGAGCTCACAGACCGTCTCGATGGGCTCGGCCTGCATCGAAGCAACGCTGTAGGCAGCTATCGGATGGGCTTTTCTGCAGCGATGGAGGCGGGCAGCCTTCTCGATGCGCTGGAGCTGTATTCATCTATCCTCCAGCGTCCCGAGCTAAGCAGCGAGCAGTTTGAGCTCTGCAGGCAGCTTGCGCTGAGCGAGTTTATGGGGCTCGATGACAACCCGAGGCAGAAGGTAATGATAAACCTCCGCGAAAAATTCTACCCCGAACCGCTCGGCCTGAATGCATTCGGCACAATGGACTCGCTCCACTCGCTCACAAGCGAAGAAACAGCATCTCTGATCGATAAATACTTCAGTATGCCCGATACGATATTCTCTGTAGCGGGCAGTTATGATTTTGATAAGGTTTGCAGCCGGCTTGAGGAGCTTTTCGGTGGGGCGGAAGATAAAAACATCCCGCACTTCAAAGCAGAAAAGCCGCGCAGAGGATACTGGCACGAGCCCCACGAGGGTTCGCAGGTGCATATCGGCTTAATGACCGAAACCGTCCCGATCCGCAGCGATAAATACTTCGATGCGCAGGTGGCGGTCTCTGTGCTTTCGGGCGGAATGAGCTCAAGGCTTTTTACAGAAGTTCGCGAGAAACGCGGGCTGTGCTATGCAGTGGGAGCTAATTACAATACGCTGAAAGACGAGGCGGGAATTTCCTGCTACGCCGGCACTACGCCGGACAAGGCAGAGGAAACGCTCGAAGTGGTAATAGATGAATTCAAAAAGCTTAGAGACGGAGTGTCCGAAGATGAGCTCGCCCGTGCAAAGGCCGGGCTAAAAAGCACAATCGTAATGCGGAGCGAATCTTCGATGTCTCGGGCATCTTCAATCGGCGGGGACTATAACCTCCTGGGCGAGGTTCGCTGCCTTTCTGAAATCAAAAGGCGGATTGAAGCGGTAACTCTCGACAGCCTTCAGGAATTCCTCGATTCAAATCCTTTTGAGGAATTCTGCATTGTGAGCATCGGCCCGAAAGAAATCGAAGCAGCAAAGAAAATTTGAGGTAGCAGCATGCAGTTTAAGAGCAAAGTCCTTGATAACGGACTCAAAATAGTAGGCGAGACCACCAGCAGCTCACTCTCGGCAGCCGTTGGATTTTTCGTTAAAACCGGCTCACGTGATGAAACAGCTGAAATCAGCGGGGTTTCGCATTTCCTTGAGCATATGGTGTTTAAGGGCACTGAGAATATGAACGCGCTGGAAGTGAATGCCGCCTTCGACAGAACAGGCGCACAGTTTAACGCTTTTACCAGCGAGGAGAATACGGTTTTCTTTGCGGGAGTTCTTCCGGAATTCCTTGAAGACGTTACCGCTATTTGGGCGGATCTTATGCGTCCTTCACTGCGGGAAGATGATTTCGATATGGAAAAAAACGTAATCCTCGAAGAGATTGCGATGTATGAGGATATGCCGCAGTTTGATGTGGTGGACAAGGCAAAAGAGCTGCACTTCTCAGGCCACCCCTGCGGAAACAGCATTCTCGGGACGGGCGAATCAATCAGAAATCTCAAGGCAGACCAGATGCTCGAATACTTCCGCCGAAGATACAGCCCCTCCAACATTACAGTTTGCTGCTGCGGGAATTTCAACTGGGAGAATTTCGCTGCGCAGATTGAAAAGCTCTGCGGACACTGGGAAAAGGTGGAAACGAAACGAGAAACCAGCTTCACTGAAGGTACTGCACAAACCAAAATCTACACAAAGAAGAACCTCTCCCGCGAGCATATATGTATGGTGAGCCCGGGAGTTTCAGCGCAGGACGAAAGACATTATGCGATGAACCTGCTGAGCCTGATTATCGGCGATGAAAAGGGCTCACGGTTTTACTGGCAGCTCGTGGATACGGCAATCGCAGAGATTGCATCAATGCACTACGAGGATATGGACGGCGTCGGTGCGTTTTACAGCTATTTCCAGTGCAGTCCGGAAAATTCCGAAAAGACAATCCAGACTGCAAAAAAGGTGCTCGAAGATGTGCGCGATCAAGGCGTTACAGAAGAAGAGCTCGATAAGGCAAAGCACAAGGCCTTAAGCGCCCTTACGCTGAAAAACGAACTGCCTATGGGCAGGCTCATCAGCGTTGCATTCGATAGCGTGTATCTCGATAAATACATCCCCACAAAAGAGCAGATCGAGAAGATCAGGGCTGTGAGCGTGGAGGATGTGAACTCTGCTGCGAGGATGTATGATATGGTAAACTGCTCGCAGGCCGTTCTTACGCCCGAAAAGTAAAGCACTGCTCAAACGAAAATTTAAGCCCTTCGCCGCTGCTGGCGGGGGCTTTTTTAATTACTGCTTCTTGCAGGCCGGCGGGAATGTGTTATGATATTTCCGCTGTTAGAATATTTTGTTTTAAGGATTCAATATGAGTGATGAGGAAAATAATCAACCGATTACCGATGCCCCGCCAAAACAGCCGGCTAAGCCTCAAGAGAAAACAGGCAGGACCCTTGAGATATGGTATAGATTTTCTTACGCTTTAATTTTAGTTTGCCCGTTTTTAGCTGTATTTCTGCCGGCTTTTTTGCTGCCTGAGGCAGGTATTTTTGTTTCTTCCGTGATTGTTGGGCTGTTGGCATTTTTATCATTAGCTGCGGTTTTTCTGCTCGCTGTTTTCAGAAAGAATCAAATTCAAAAGCAGGGCGGTTCAATATTCAGCTCTGAATTCATTCTGCCGGGCTTAACCACTCCTGCTTTGATCATTCTTACAGCATTAACTGCATGGGGCGGAAGCTTTTATTACGCATCATTTTTTCAATCAGGCGAAATTTCGATGATGCCTCTTATCGGCAGCGTAGTATTAGATTACCCTGAGAGAAATAACGGCCAAATCCCAGACGCAGATAAATGGTGCGATCAGATAAAGGCTTCAGTAAGCGAAAAATCCTATTTGGATAATGTTAAAGGATTCGGCAAAGGAGACAAAGAGAGCTGCCCGTTTGCATTAAATGAAAAAGCGCTCGCACTTGGCGAAGATGCCCCTGATGATATGGTTTTGGTTTTTCCGGTGAAAGAGGGCTGGAACAGCTCCGGCGGCCTTGAGCTTTTCCATGCTGAAGGCGGTTCTTATTTTGTGAAAGTATTTTTGGCCGGCGGAAAAACTGAAACTTTCCGCCCCAAATACGCAGAGAATCTGCGTTGGAGCGTTGATGATAAGATGGATATCCCCGAGCCTCCCGCTTATGCATCTTCAATTATCGGGGGATTGATTTGCCTGTCTGCTGCGGGGGCGTTTATCCGCAAACACTCAATCTTTCTCCGCTGGCGTGCGGGGTTTGCGATTTTCATTACCGTTCTCTCGGGCGGGGCAGGAGCGGGTTTTGCGGCTCTGGCAGAAGGGATTTTTTATTCTCAATATTACAGGAATTACAATATCGGCTGGCTCGCAGGCGCAGCAGCCGGGATTGCTGCCGGCGTAATTTTCACCGGCCTGCTCTGCAAATGGAAGCAGCAATCCCCCGAAGGCTTCAAGCTGATGGGCTGGGCAACTGCAGCGGGAGCTCTAACAGGCCTTCTGGCATCCTCAGCAGCGCATCTAATCCTTATTGCAGCTTACGATTTCTACCTGCCCTACCCGATAATGATCGCCTCGACTTTCGGGGCGTACGCCGGATTGGTTCTCGGCGGGATAAGCATTGCCATCCTCCAAAAACTGCCCATAAAAAACGCCCAATCTTCGGGTCAGCAGTAATGAATATCAAAACAGCTTCCGTACTCGCATATTACTTCTTCCGCTGCCTAGGCAGGCTGCCGGCAAAGCACCTTCTCTACCTTGCCCGAAAGCTGGGCAGTGAGAACCCTCGCCTTTGCGGCGGGAAGCTCTGGATAAACACATTCTTCCCGCCTATCCCGTCTCCCGCATTCGAGCGGTTTATGGATTCGGTTTTGGCGAGGTCGAGAACGCCGTATTCTGCTTATTTCGCTGTTACAGCCCGCTGCCCGCATTCCTGCCCGCACTGCAGCTATGCCGGCCGGCAGACTGGAGAGCTCTCCACCGCCCGGGCACTCGATATAATCTCCCAGATCGATTCGCTGGGCTGCCCTGTAATCGGGTTTACCGGAGGCGAGCCGCTTTTAAGGGAGGATTTGCCCGAACTCATAGAAGCCGGCTCAAAAAACGCATCTGCTGTGCTGTTTACAACTGCCCAGGGGCTAACTCCAAAGCTTGCAGAAAAGCTCAAAAGCGCAGGGCTCAGCAGTGTTATGGTGGGGATTGAATCAGCAAGCAGGGCAGAGCACAACCGGCTTCGGGGCAGCGAGGATTCTTTTCCGCAGGCCGCTGAAGGTATCAAAACCGCAAAACAGGCAGGGCTGTATGCCGCCGCATCCACAATGGCATTCAGAGAAAAAATCCGCTCAGGTGAAATTGAAAAAATTGCCCGCATGTGCGAGAGCCTCGGCGCGATGGAGCTCCGCATACTTGAGCCAATCCCAACAGGCGGTATATGCGGAGATGATTCGATTATCCTCTCGGAGGAAGAATCAAGAGAGATGGCGGATTTCCAGAAACGCTGGAACAAGCGCAAATCCGGCCTTGCGGTTTGCAGTTTCTCGCATCTCGAATCCGATGAGATGTTCGGCTGCGGCGCAGGCTATCACCACCTGTTCATTGATTCGGCTGGAAATGTAAACCCGTGCGATCTCACCCCGCTCTCGTTTGGAAATGCTTTAGAAAGGCCGCTCAGCGATATATGGAAGGATATGGAGCAGTTTTTCCCTCTGCCCAGAAGGGGCTGTTTTATGAAAGAGGCAGCGGGGAAGGGCATTTTGCCCGCCGCCGGCAGTGAGCTTCCGGCAGACCCAGAGACAAGCCGGAGCATCTGCCGCAGCATTCCCCGAAATGGCAGGCTCCCGAAGGTTTACGAAAATTACCTCAAACGCTGAGCCCTCAGGCCGTAATAAATGGGAATTTTCCACGGCTGAACTAAAAACGGATCGAGGCAGCCTGCCAAACCTGCAGCAAAAAAAAAGCGGGGAACTCTAAGAGATTCCCCGCTAAAACATTACTGCTTTGAAGCTTGCTATTTCATATTCACGACAATCTCAACACGCCTGTTTTTCTGTTTTCCTGAGGATGTAGCGTTTGAGGCCACAGGCCTGCTCTCCCCGCAGGCAACTGCACGGATCTTGGAATCCGGAATCCCCTGATCGGTGAGATACCTCAGCACAGAAAGGGCTCTCTGGGCGGAAAGCTCCCAGTTGTCGTCCCAGTCTGATTTCCTGATTGGGTCTGAGTCTGTATGGCCTACAACATCAATCTCCTTGCCCGCATATTCGCTCTGTATTACCGAATATATGTGGTTAAGGTCGGCATTGCGTGTGCTTTTGAGCGAGGCCTTGCCCGGGGCGAAGAGGATCGTATTCTGCAGAGTTACTGTGATTGTGCCCTTGTCGGCATCAAACTCCACATCATAATCCTCGCCGAAGCCTGTTGCATCTTCGGGCGTCTGGTTGAGGTCTTCAATCTTGGATTGCAGCTCTGCAATCTCATTTTCCTTGCTCTGAAGCTCGCTGGACAGTGAGCTTTTCGCTGCGGATGCCTCATCCAGCGAAGACATACAGTTGTCGTATCTTCCCTGAAGATTTTCATACTGCACATTCAATCCTTCATACTTCTTCTTCCAATCGGTGCAGCCTGAAAGAACCATCGCTGCAACTGCGAGCACAGATAACTTTAATAATGCTGATTTCATTTTAACTCCTGTAAAAGAAACTTTTTTTCTATTTGCCGTCCGAAGGGTTTCTCAACCGAAATCACGCTTCAGCCGGCAAACCCCATTGTATTTGAAAGCCATTCAAAAACGGCTTCACGGAAAATAATAACAAAAACCGCCGCCAAAGACAAGAACGGCCCGTAAGGAATTTCCTTATTTTTTTTCGTTATAAGCTGAATCACGGTGAAGGCAAGCCCGAAAAACGGTGCCGCAAAGAAAATTATTATCGAAGGAAGCGCTCCGCAGAAAACGCCTATCGCCCCCATCAGATGAACGTCTCCAAGCCCCATTGCTTCTCTTCCGAAGGCAAGAGTGCCGAGGATTCGGGTGAGCCAGACGATCCCCGCACCTGTAAGATACCCGCCGGCTGCACCCAGAAGGCAGGATAAATGCGGGTTGGCAGCGAGATTCTGCCAGCTTTGAAGCGGGGTAAGCAGTTTCCACCCGGCCAACGCAAACAAAACTATGGGAATAAGAAATACAAATTCCTTCAAAACCTCTCTGCGGTCGTTGAAGCCCGGGTTTTCGGATATATTCTCCTGCGTCTCGGCCGGTTCTGCTTCCAGCTCGAGGCCTTCGTAGCTCGGTTTGATAATTCCCGCATCCAGCAGTATATTAGCGGCTAAAATCCCCGCGCCGCCTCCAGCGATGAGGCCGGAAAAACGCAGAGAGGAATACGGAAAAATCTGAAACTCTGTTATTTGCCAGTAATCGATAAAAAACGGGGCTGCAGCTGCTGTGAGAAGCCCGAAGATTGCGGCGAAAATGCACAGCGACATAGGTATCAGATACATCTCCAGATCAATCGCTGAGGCAGCTATCAAGCAGCAGAACAAAACCGCATGCGATAAATACAGCCACCATCCGCCTGCGAAGAAATCTACGAAATTCGTTTGTGAATTCGAAAAGCTTATCGTTCCTGCGCTGAAGTAGAAGTAGTACAGAAGGGCGAGAAAGGCTGCTGTTAGAAATTCAATAATTACGTATCTCGGCGAGATTCTCGCCCCGCAGCCGCGGCATTTGCCCCTGAGCATAAACCACGAGATCAGCGGGAGATTCTCCCTGAGCGGAATA is a window encoding:
- a CDS encoding M16 family metallopeptidase, encoding MKRETDKHILKNGMTVLGEPMEEVGSAAFNFLVPCGTSRIGKDLQGSGKILKNWVMRGAGGLSGRELTDRLDGLGLHRSNAVGSYRMGFSAAMEAGSLLDALELYSSILQRPELSSEQFELCRQLALSEFMGLDDNPRQKVMINLREKFYPEPLGLNAFGTMDSLHSLTSEETASLIDKYFSMPDTIFSVAGSYDFDKVCSRLEELFGGAEDKNIPHFKAEKPRRGYWHEPHEGSQVHIGLMTETVPIRSDKYFDAQVAVSVLSGGMSSRLFTEVREKRGLCYAVGANYNTLKDEAGISCYAGTTPDKAEETLEVVIDEFKKLRDGVSEDELARAKAGLKSTIVMRSESSMSRASSIGGDYNLLGEVRCLSEIKRRIEAVTLDSLQEFLDSNPFEEFCIVSIGPKEIEAAKKI
- a CDS encoding M16 family metallopeptidase; the encoded protein is MQFKSKVLDNGLKIVGETTSSSLSAAVGFFVKTGSRDETAEISGVSHFLEHMVFKGTENMNALEVNAAFDRTGAQFNAFTSEENTVFFAGVLPEFLEDVTAIWADLMRPSLREDDFDMEKNVILEEIAMYEDMPQFDVVDKAKELHFSGHPCGNSILGTGESIRNLKADQMLEYFRRRYSPSNITVCCCGNFNWENFAAQIEKLCGHWEKVETKRETSFTEGTAQTKIYTKKNLSREHICMVSPGVSAQDERHYAMNLLSLIIGDEKGSRFYWQLVDTAIAEIASMHYEDMDGVGAFYSYFQCSPENSEKTIQTAKKVLEDVRDQGVTEEELDKAKHKALSALTLKNELPMGRLISVAFDSVYLDKYIPTKEQIEKIRAVSVEDVNSAARMYDMVNCSQAVLTPEK
- a CDS encoding radical SAM/SPASM domain-containing protein gives rise to the protein MNIKTASVLAYYFFRCLGRLPAKHLLYLARKLGSENPRLCGGKLWINTFFPPIPSPAFERFMDSVLARSRTPYSAYFAVTARCPHSCPHCSYAGRQTGELSTARALDIISQIDSLGCPVIGFTGGEPLLREDLPELIEAGSKNASAVLFTTAQGLTPKLAEKLKSAGLSSVMVGIESASRAEHNRLRGSEDSFPQAAEGIKTAKQAGLYAAASTMAFREKIRSGEIEKIARMCESLGAMELRILEPIPTGGICGDDSIILSEEESREMADFQKRWNKRKSGLAVCSFSHLESDEMFGCGAGYHHLFIDSAGNVNPCDLTPLSFGNALERPLSDIWKDMEQFFPLPRRGCFMKEAAGKGILPAAGSELPADPETSRSICRSIPRNGRLPKVYENYLKR
- a CDS encoding OmpA/MotB family protein codes for the protein MKSALLKLSVLAVAAMVLSGCTDWKKKYEGLNVQYENLQGRYDNCMSSLDEASAAKSSLSSELQSKENEIAELQSKIEDLNQTPEDATGFGEDYDVEFDADKGTITVTLQNTILFAPGKASLKSTRNADLNHIYSVIQSEYAGKEIDVVGHTDSDPIRKSDWDDNWELSAQRALSVLRYLTDQGIPDSKIRAVACGESRPVASNATSSGKQKNRRVEIVVNMK
- a CDS encoding prepilin peptidase, whose translation is MICGDWLVTAGIMLYMFVVGACAGSFLNVVIHRLPRGVFLSERRSFCTSCGKFIPLRENLPLISWFMLRGKCRGCGARISPRYVIIEFLTAAFLALLYYFYFSAGTISFSNSQTNFVDFFAGGWWLYLSHAVLFCCLIAASAIDLEMYLIPMSLCIFAAIFGLLTAAAAPFFIDYWQITEFQIFPYSSLRFSGLIAGGGAGILAANILLDAGIIKPSYEGLELEAEPAETQENISENPGFNDRREVLKEFVFLIPIVLFALAGWKLLTPLQSWQNLAANPHLSCLLGAAGGYLTGAGIVWLTRILGTLAFGREAMGLGDVHLMGAIGVFCGALPSIIIFFAAPFFGLAFTVIQLITKKNKEIPYGPFLSLAAVFVIIFREAVFEWLSNTMGFAG